GCTCGCGGGTGACGAACTGATCATCGTAGCATTCGAGACGCTGGCATCGTCGGCGGTAGCTGCGCCTCATCGCCTTGGGCGGCTCGTGAAGACGCTTGGGCGAGGCGTGGGTGTGCCGGGGGGAATCGTCGCGGGGCAGGGGTGGGAGAGTGAGCCAGCGATTCCGGCGACGCTTTATCGGCGCATGAAAACGGGGGCGCTTTTCGAGGCGGCAGCGGTGGGCGGAGCGCTCGCGGCCGGTGTGGGAGAAGACACGGAGGCGTGGCGCGGATTCGGTCAAAGGATTGGAGAAGCCTATCAGGTGGCCGATGATGTGCTCGATGTGCTGAGCACGTCGGCGAATGCGGGAAAGCCGGTGGGCCGCGACGAAGCGCTCGGAAGGCCCAACGTGGTGTCCGATATGGGGCTCGGGGCGTCGACGCGTCTATTCGATCAGCTCGTGGAAGCGGCGATCGATTCGATACCGCGCTGCGCTGGGCGAGACGGCTTGTGTGCTTGGACAAACCACATGGTCGACCGCATTCGCCGGCGCACGCACGTGTCGTATTCGCAGACGCACGCACATCCGTAATTACGCGACTTCCGGTGCGTTTCCTTCGGTGGCGACCGCTTGATCCGCCGCGCGTTGCGGTTCGCCCCTCAAGACGGGGATCTTCAGGACAAACATGCTGCCGCGATGATCCTCGGTGATGGGACTCATCACCGAAATCGATCCGCCATGGCTCTCCGCAATGTGTTTGACGAGCGCCAAACCAATGCCGCTACCACGTACGCGATGTTCGCCCGCACGACGTCCGCGGACGAACCGCTCGAAGATGCGATCCTGCTCGTCCGCGTCGATGCCCGGTCCACGATCGCTCACGCGTACCACGACAAACTCGCCCTGACGTTCGCACGCGACGTCGACTCGCCCGCCATCCTTGGCGTACTTGAAGGCATTGTCGAGCAAGTTGATGATCGCCAGCTCCACCGCGCGCGCATCGATCATCGCGAGCGGCAAGTCGTCGGACGGCCCCATGTGCACCGCGATCCCGTCTCGCTCGGCGCGATACCGATACACGTCGACGGCTCGCGCAACGACCTCGTCGAGGCGTCCCGGGGCAAACTCGTACGCAGCCTTTCCGCGCTCGACCTTGGCGAAGTCGAGGACGTTTTCGATGAGCGCCGTGAGCCGCTCGCTCTCGCTCACGATGATCTGCAAATATTGTCGGCGCTTGTCATCGCTTGGAACACGATCGGCCAGCAGAATTTCCCCGAACATGCGCACCAGCGCGAGCGGCGTTTTGAGCTCGTGCGATACGTTCGCGACGAAGTCGCTCTTCAGCGCTGCAAGACGCCGTTCTTTGATGGACGCCAAGACGACGATCGCGACACCCACGAGCACGACGACGGCTGCAAACGCCACCATGCCGAGCTCGAGCAGGCGTTGCCGTTCGACCTTGTCTTCCAGGTCTTCGGCGGTCGTGAGCGCAATCTGCACGCGCCAGTTGTAGAGGGTCGTCGGGAACGGGCGGCCCACGGTGAATTCGCCGCCTTTGATGGGCGGCCCGAAGACGATGCGGCCCTCTTCGTCGATGACGTTCATGCGGCTGTTGCCGCGGTCGAGGTCGCCGTAGAGGCGCGGGAAAACGTCGTGCACGAGGCGTGGAACGTCGTGCCAAGCCACGATGAGGTACCGGCGCGACAGATAGGTGCGCTGCCAGTAGCTGATCAGAATGCTCTGCTGATCGATGACTTGATGCAGATGCCGCAGCTCGTCCGTGTCGCCGGCGAAGTTGAGGTGAGGGAAGAGTCGGCCATGCAAGAGGCGGCGAAACGTGTCGTCTTCGCGACCTGGCGCGCGCGATGCGAACGCAACGACATCGTGATCGTTGTGGGTCATGTCGAGCACGAGGATCGCGCGAACCGTCGGCGTTTCACGCTTTGCCGTCGGCAGCCACCGTCGCTCGATGTTGGTCAGACTCGACAGATCCACGTGGGCCGCGACGACGTTGTCCTGCGCGATGATGAGTTTGTCCAAACGATCGACCCGTTCGTCCGCGAGCGTGAGCGTCGCGTCGAAGACGGTTTGTTGACGGGCCTTTTCGATTTGGAGCGTGGTGCGTAGAGCGATGTATCCAAGCACCAAGACGGACAGGACGATCGACGGAACGATCGCGAAGTAGAGCAGCCGCTCGCGCAGTCTGCGGCGAGCCATGCGATCCGCTACGTGGCGATCCGTTTCGCACCGGCGAGGATGCGATCGGAATCGAGGATCACGCCGTTGGTCGCGATGAATTCGGCGAGTTGCTGGCCGATGTACGTCAGGCCGTTGTTTTCGATGGTGCCGAATCGGCCGCCGGATTTCGGATTGAGGATCTCGATGAGTCCGTAGGGTTTGCCCGAAGCCATGACGGGAGCGACGACGATGCTCTTGGGCTCGACGCCCATGGTCTTCCAGCGGGCCTCGTTCGCTCGGGGATCACGCGTCGCATCGGGGATCACGACGGCACGTTGGCTGCGCAGAGCAGCTTGGGCAAGTCCTTGTTTGTCGGAGATGCGCGACAGAAGCTGATCGGTTTTTCCGCCGGTTTGTCGCACCAGAACGAGCTCGCGTTTGTCCGCGTCGTGCAGCCAAACCAGCACCACCTCGCTGGGGAATTTTTCGCCCACGAGTGTCACGACGAAGTCGGCACCTTCGAGCGCGTCGCGCATGAAATGCAGATCCGTCACGGCACCCGAAAGCTCGGCCATGACTTCATCGGTGCTCTTGATGCGTGCGGGAGGGACGGAGGCTTTGGGAGGCGCGGGCGTGGACGCTCTGGGAGGTGCGGGCGTCGACGCTCGGAGCGCAGGAGAAGATGGCCTCGTTGCAGGCGCGGGTATTCGAGGAGCAACCGGCGCCGATGGTTTGGCGGCCGGCACGACCCTGGCTGGAATCGGTGTGGCCGAGACCCTCGCAGGCGGCGGCGTGGATGCCGGTCGAACTGGCTGCGGAGCTACTTTTTCCTGCGTTTCCTTGGGCTGTTCACCTTCGGGCCGCGACGGGAACACGACTTCCGGTTCGCCGCGCCAATCTCGCCACTTCAGCGTTGCGATCGGCTTGCGTTGCGGGCGTCCCTGGTACGCATGGTCGAAGACCGCCATCTGCACGAGCTTGCCCTGCACGTCGCCGAGGCCTTTGGCGACGTTGTCGAGGCGGTCGAGCAGCAGCGTCTTGGCGGCATCCTCGTTCGTGCCTTCCGCGACGACATAGACAAACTCGCGGTACGTCAGAGGCGAGCTCGCCGTCGCGTTTTCCTCGCGGCTCGAGTGCACCTTGTGTGTGACGATCGAGGGGGATGAAGCACGCGTAGCGGGCGGAGCGGGAGTCGACGTGACAGGGCTGGGTGATGCTCCAGCAGCCGCGAGCATGCCGGGCACGGTGGGCTTTCGAATGGGCGCTGCAGCGGCAGGCATTCCCTGCACCGTGGCCTTTTTCGGCGGAAGAGGCCGAGCAGGTGCAGGTGCAGTTGCAGGTGCAGGTGCAGGTGTTTCGCCACCGGGACGAATGGCCGCGGAGCCCGTCGATCCGAACGGCGACGTTTGCATCGGAGCGCGAACGTTCGGTTTCTCCGGAGCGGGCGCACCGGGTTTGTCCTCGGCGAGTGGCTCGGGTTTGGCCACGGGCGCTGCGGGCGCGGCGCTCGGCATCGACGTCGTGAGCGGTGCGTCGTCAGGTGCTTTGCGTACAAAGTATCGCTGCCGAGTTGCTGGATCGACGGCGCGATAGCCCTCGTCGAGCAGCTCGATGGAGAAATTGCTGAGCGGCCCCTCGTCGCCACGAAGAGCACGCGCTTTTTGCAGCGCGGGTTGCCACTGAGGCGCCTCGACACACAACTTCACGGGAGGTTCGGCGGAGGCCCCGAGCGACGAGATTTCAACGAACCAACGCATCAGTCGTCCATTCGGCGTCTGCGTCTCGATGAGCGACGCATGAACGCGCCCGATATTTACAGGGGCTCATCCGGGCGGTCAACGCGATCATCCATGCATTTTCACCGCCAAGTGCCGATTCTCGTGCGATGCGCTCGACCCGTCGGCGGTGAACGAAGTGCGGGATCGTGTAAAAGAACATCGTGTCTGATCATTCGGACAGCCTCGCCGATTCGGCCAAACCCGAGCCCTCTCCGGACAGCGCTGCGCCAAACAGTGAGAAGAGCGCTGCGCCAAACAGTGGTGCCGCAAGGTCACCTACGTTCATGGAGGCGCTCGTCGAACGTTGGCCTGCGATCGATCGCAGGCTTTTCCCCGCATTTGCCATCGGATGCACTATCTATTCGGCCACCACCTTTTACGGCTACATGCACGTGCAGACGCGCGGCGAGTGGTCCGCACCGCTCGATGACGTGTTCATCCACTTCGACTACGCCCGAGCCGCGGCGCGCGGGTTTCCTTTCGAGTGGTCCGAAGGAAACGGTTTTTCGAGCGGCAACACGAGCTTGCTCTACCCGTTTGTCTTGGCCATCGGTTACTTGGCTGGGTTTCGCAGCTCGAACCTGATGGTGTGGGCGGCGCTGGTCGCGGTCCTCTCCATGGTGCTGTTTTTCGTGGCCCTTGGGCGCGTCATCGACCCGCTGAGCCGCGCAGCAAAGTACCTCGTGCCGCCGGCTGTTTTGTCCATGGGAGCGCTTGCGTGGTCGCTCTGGAGCGGCATGGAGAACGCCTTTCATCTCGGCATGTGGGCGCTCATGCTCGTGCCCACGTTCGAGTTGACGCGGCAATCTTCGGACCTGCGCGCGATGCGTCGTTATGCGTGGGTTGCGGGGTTCGCCGGGGCGCTCTTGCTGTGGACGCGACCCGAATCCGTCGTGTGCATCGCCGCCTTTGCCATTTATGCCGCGCTCTATGTGTGGCGAACGTTTGGCCTGCGGGATGCCGTGCCCACGCTGCTGCGCGTGGGTTTGCCCGGGGCCATCGCGCTGGGCATGCAATCGATCGCGAATCGAGCATTCACGGGCGAATGGACGGCAGCAGGGGCGCTCGTGAAGCTGGCGATCAACCACCCGTACATGACGGCGCAGCAGAAGTTCGACCAGTGGCGAGACCTTTTCGAATACGTGATCCGGCGAAACACCGAGCACCACTTCGCAGACGCCCGGCCCTGGGGTTATCTGGTGCCGCTCGTGGCGCTCGTGCCGCTTGCATCCCGTAAAACACGTGCTTTCGCCGTAGTGCTTTGGGCACAAATCATCGGTTGGTCCGTGCTCGTCGCGCTGAACGGCCAAGTTCGTTGGCAAAACGAGAGGTACACGATGAGCGCCGTCGCGTGGCTCTTCGTGCTCGCTGCAACGGGAATCGGTGTTCTGATCGCCCCCGCGCTTCGACAAAGCAAGGCGGCTCGTGCGACGTGGGCCGTGCGCGTCGCGATCGCGTGCGCAGCGATGGGGGTTTACTGGCAACACCAAGTGCCCAAGATGCGCGACCAAATTTGGTTCTTCGGCCGCGCGAGTCGCAACATTCGCGACCAGCACATCATCGCGGGCAAAGTGCTTGCCGAACGCAAAGCGAGGCGCGTGCTCGTGGGCGACGCCGGCGCGCTCATCTACGCATCCGATAGGCCGGGACTCGATCTCATCGGCTTGGGCGGCTACCACGACCTACCGTTCGCCCGCGCAGGTACGCATGGACTCGGAGCATCCATCGAGCTCATCGAGCGAATTCCGCCCGAGGATCGACCCGACTACATGGCGCTGTACCCGACCTGGTGGGGCGACCTTCCGCCCATGTTCGGCAAGCGGCTCGTGGGTATTCCCGTCGTGGGAAACGTGATTTGCGGTGGTGCAGAAAAGGTCTTGTACAAGGCGGATTGGAGCGCCCTCGATCGCGCGGGCACCCCGCGATCGCTTCGCGATGGAGAACGTGTCGTCGACGAGCTCGACGTTGCAGATCTCGTGAGCGAAAAGGCGCATCAGTACAACATGCCCAAGCCTGGGATGGGGTTTGTCGTGCATCGTTTGCTGCCCGAGCCTGGGAGTCGCCGGCGTGAAATGTTCGACGCGGGGCGCATCATTCCGGGCGGCCAAGCGGAAACGGCCACGTTTGTCGTTCCAAGCCGCGCCGGACGACTCATCGTGCGCGTTGTTCCTGCCAAACCCGTTGCTGCGGACGTGCACATCGACGGCAAACTCGCGGGACGCCTCACGGCGCCGGCATCCGCGACGTGGTCCGAGGTCAGCATGGACTTGCCCGCAGACCTGCCTGCTCGGTTCACGCTGTCCCTCACGCCCGTCGAAGGGGAGTGGGTGACGTATCACGTGTGGGTCGTATCGACTCGGGGCGAAAAGCTCGCGCAACCGGGCGGATGATCGCCCGTGCAATTCGGTTTTCCTCGTGAAACTGTCCAGATCTTCGCGCTGATCCTGGGCATTGGAGCATTTTTCGGGGCCGCTCGCATCGTGCTGCCTCACCCCCCAACCCCCTCTCCGCAAGCGGAGAGGGGGAGAAGGCCTCACCCCCCGGCCCCCTCTCCACTACGCGGAGAGGGGGAGAGAAACGGCGCCTTCCTTGGCGTGTGCGCGCTCGTCGCCGCTGCGCTGTCGGCCGCTTACGTCGCGCTTTACCTGCGCGGAGGCCCGCGCATCATCGATGCGACGAGCTACTTCCTCGAAGCACGCGCCCTCGCGGAAGGACACCTCGCGTTTCGCCTGGACGAACCCGTCGCCTCGACGCTCGGCCGCTTCCTCGTGCGCACCGACGGCGCCGACGGCTCGCACGCGGCCGTCATCTTCCCGCCCGGGTATCCTGCGCTGCTTGCCCTCGGGTTTGTCCTCGGACACCCGCTCGTCATCGGACCGCTCCTCGCCGCGGGCATCACCTGCACCACCTGGGCGCTTGCTCGAGCCGTCTCCCCTGGGGAAACCTCGTCCACCCCCTCCATCCCGCGCCTCGCCGCCCTCTTCTCCGTCGCGTGCGCGGCCCTTCGCTATCACACCGCCGACACCATGTCGCACGGCCTGTCGGCCCTGTGCTTCTCCGGCGCGCTCGTCTTCGCGCTCAGCGCAGCGCGCGCCATCCACGACCACCGTAGTGCTACCTGGCCCAGCATCGCCGCCGGCCTCTTTGCTGGATGGCTCGCAGCTACCCGTCCCGTGTCCGCGCTGGCCTTGGGCATCACGCTCGCCGCCGTGCTCGCCTCCGCTTGCCGAGCGCACCCGCGTGCAACCTTGCGCCTCTTCGCATCGGCGCTTCTCGGCAGCTTGCCCGGCCTCGCGCTGCTCGTTGCGCACCAACATGCCGCGACCGGCGCGTTCTTCGCATCGTCGCAAACCGCCTACTACGCCGTTTCGGACGGTCCTCCAGACTGTTTCCGTTACGGATTCGGCGCTGGCATCGGCTGCATCGGAGAACACGGCGAGTTCGTCCAGCGAAACCTAACGCACGGCTACGGCGCCTTCGCCGCAGCAGCGACCACCCTGCGACGCCTCAAGCAACACCTCGTCGATGCAGGCAACTCCGAGCCCTTCACGCTCGTCGTGCTTGCCGGCGCAGTCATCGCCTTTCGTGACCCGCGCCTGCGTTTTCTGCCCATCGGCGTGCTTGCGCAAATTGCCGTGTACGTTCCGTTCTACTTCGACGGCAACTACCCCGGCGGAGGCGCCCGCTTTTATGCAGACGTCTTGCCGCTCGAACACGTGCTCGCTGCGATTGCCGTCGCGCGCTTTCCCCCCCTCTCCACTGTGTGGAGAGGGGGCCGGGGGGTGAGGCCTTCTCCCCCTCTCCACTTGTGGAGAGGGGGCCGGGGGGTGAGGCCCTCCGCTGTCCTTGCCCTCGTACCACTCGGTTTCGCCTTTCGCGCCGGCTTCGACCACGCCGCCTTGCGAGATCGCGACGGAGGCCGCCCCATGTTCGAGCCTTCCCGGCTGCCTAACGTCGAAGCCCCAGCGCTCCTCTTCGTCGACACCGATCACGGCTTCAACCTTGCCTTCGACCCGGACAAACACGGACAAGCTTCGACGTCAAACAGTTTGACGTCCAATCCATGGCACGTGGCTCGTCTCCGCGGCGACGCCCTCGACCTCATGACGTGGCAAAAGCACGGCAAACCGGCCGCGTATCGCTACCTTTTTCCTTTGGGCGTGGACCATCCCGACGTGCGCGTCGTTCCTTACGACATCGCTTCGTCCACGACGCTCGGCATCGAAGCGGAAAACCTGTGGCCACCCATCGCGCAAGATCAAGGCTACGCGCTCGCTTCATGGCCCAACGCACCGTGCGCATCTGCAAGGCGTTGGCTCGTCGTCACGCCGGTAAGCTCTGACAAACCCGCATCCATCACGCTCGCGCTTCCCGCGCCTTTTCTTGCGGGCCGTCGTATCGCCGCGCGCATCGGCTTCGAAGCAGCCGCTTCAGCATCCGTATCGTGGGTCGTGGATGGACAGACCGTGCACTCGACCCGCGTTTCTGCGGCAGATCAGAGTGAACGTGAACATTCCTCGTCGGCTCGTTGCGTGACGTTGCCTGCATTCGAAGTTCCCGAAGTTGCTCGTACGTTATCCATCATTGTGCTGAGAGATGCGGGGCTCCCTGCAGATGCCCTCGTGGCGCTCGATCGCATCGACATCGAAGAGCCGAAAAGGCGTTGACCCTGGACGTGAACGCGTGGGACGCTGGTCCGAATTTTCGGGGGCTGAATCGAGCTTTGTGGGGGCGAAGGCTCGAGTTTTTCCCTTGAGACGTTCGTGAGGTCTACAAGGGGCACAAAGGGGTGCAGGGATGACGAAAAGCGAGCTCATCGACGCGATCGCGGGACGTGGCGAACTCACCAAAGCCCGAGCCGAGCTCGTGGTGAACACGGTGTTCGATGCGATGATCGAAGCGCTCGAGCAGGGCGAAGGCATCGAGATCCGCGGCTTCGGCAGCTTCACGATGCGTCCGTACAAACCCTATAGCGGACGCAATCCGCGCACGGGCCAAGCCGTATCCGTTCCGGCCAAACGACTGCCGTTCTTCAAGGTCGGCAAGGAGCTCAAAGAGCTCGTCAACCAGAGCCGAGCCTTCGCCATCTCCGGCGGCAAAGACGACGACGAGTGATCCAAATCGTCGCGTAGTCCCACCCATGCTTGCGCTTGGCGCAGCGTTCGACAAAGTCTCCGCCATGCTTTCTGCCGAGCGCCAAATCGAGATCCTTGGTCGAGGTGTCGTGGACTTTCATGTCCGTGCGGACCTCGTCGAGCGGCTTTCGGAAAATCGACCCCTGCGCATCAAAGCCGGCTTCGATCCCACGAGGCCGGATCTGCACATCGGGCACACCGTGCTCATGCAGAAAATGCGAGCTTTCCAAGAGCTCGGGCACCAAGTCATTTTCCTCGTCGGAGACTTCACCGCGATGGTTGGAGATCCAACGGGTAAGAGCGAATCGCGCCCGCGCCTCACCCGCGAAGAAGTCATGGCGGCGGCCGAGACGTACCAGGCGCAAGCGTTCAAGGTGCTCGACAAAGATCGAACCGAAGTTCGTTACAACTCCGAATGGCTCGGCAAGCTGTCACCGACGGACATGATCGAGCTTTGCGCCAAGTACACCGTTGCCCGCATGCTCGAACGCGACGACTTTTCCAAGCGCTTTCACGGCCAAGTCCCCATCCACGTCCACGAATTCCTCTACCCGCTTTTGCAAGCCTACGACTCCGTCGTCCTCGAATGCGACGTCGAGCTTGGCGGCACCGATCAGCTCTTCAATTTGCTCGTCGGCCGCGACCTCATGCCCCGTTACGGCAAGCGTGCGCAGATCGTCATGACCACGCCGATCCTCGAAGGAACCAACGCGCGCTTCGAGAACGGCAAAGTCGTCGGCGCCAAGATGTCGAAGAGCGCAAACAACTACGTCGGCATCGATGAACCTCCGTTCGAGATGCTGCAAAAGCTCATGCTCGTCGATGATCAAGTCATCTGGCGGTACATGGACCTCTTGTCGGCACGATCGAACGAAGAGATCGCAGCGCTGCGCAGCGACGTCGCCGCGGGAACGAAGAACATCATCGATGTGAAGGAAACGTTCGCGAAGGAGATCGTCACGCGGTTTCATTCGAGCGAAGCGGCCGATGCAGCGCTCGAACGAAGGCGCAGTGTCGCGGCAGGGGGCCTACCGGAAAACATCGAAGAGATTGCTGTCAAAGCCGACGGAGATACGCTCGGCCTCGCCAAGGCATTGTCTTTGTCGGGGCTCGTGAAGTCGACGAGTGAAGGCTTCAGGCTCATCAAGGGCGGCGCGGTGCACATCGACGGCGAGGTGGTACGCGACGAGCAAGCGAAGCTCGAACGGGGCCGGAGGTATCTTGTTCGCGTTGGATCGAAGAACCGCAAGTTCGCCCATCTCGTCCTCGGCTGAAGAACGCGTAGATCGGCGCTTTTTCCTCACGGCGGCCCTCTCCGTGTTCGCGTCTGCTTTGTTTGGTTGTTCTGGCGCACCGGGCGCGACGGTCACGAGGCCGCCGCCTCAGCCTCCAAAACCGCTCGCAATTCCATCGCTCGACGTGCTCGTTCCATTGCCCGGATTGCGCTGGCTCGTCGTTGCTCGTCCGCGCGAGATCGCCTCGATCGCATGGCTCGAGCCGTCCATTGCCATGTTGATCGACAAGGCGCGTCTCGATCGATTCGCGCAGCTCATGGGCTTCGATCTGCGTGCCGTTCCTGAAGCTTCATGGGCGGCGTATCGCAACGAAGCCGAAGCAGACGACATATCGTTGCAGCTCGTACGGCACGCGACGGATCCGCTCGTTGTCGAACGATTGTTTCGCGATCGTTTGAGCTCCGACGTTTTGCGAGCTGTCGATGATCCGCGCGTCGTGCGAGCGAGTGGTCGTATTGGCAAGACAGTGCACGCGTTTGCGGCGATAGGGCGAGACGTCGTGTGTTTTCAGCAGGAGGGTTCGGCGGATCGCGGGCCGTGTCGCGTGGTCACGCTGTTGGCGCTCGGCAAGTTGAAGCGCACGAGGCGTGTGTTCGATGACGAAGCGCTTCATGTGCTTGCCAAGCGATTGGAATCGGCTCCGCTGCGAGCGTTTGCACCGGGGCCTTTCGAGGGGGAACTGGCGCGAGGAGCACGCGGTCTTTTGGCGGCGGCGACGGCGGTGGGGGCGGCGGCGCGCCCGACGCGGCGGGAGAGCGTGCTCATCGAGATGGTGGTAGCGGGGGATTTCAGTAAGAGTGGTGACGAGGCATCGCGCAGGCTTGCTGCGAGCTGGGAGGATGTTGCATCGCGTCCGTTTGGTCATTTGCTTGGCCTGGATGCGCCGTTATCGCCGGCGGTTGCGTCGCATATGCCGGATGTCGTGACGCTGGTCGTCGAATTGGATCCGCGCAAGCTGGCGAAGGGATTGGCGGACGCGACGTCGAATCAGATTCGCGACATCATGCGTTGAGGTGGGTCGATGCATTCAATGCATTGGCGTGTGTCGATCTGACCGCGGGTGCGTTGGGCCATTGCATTGGGTATTGATGACCATGGGCGCAATGCGCCGGCATTTCAGGAGCCCGAGGTATTCGTGCACGGCATATCCATAGCTGCGTTTTTCGCCGAGGGAGTACGCGGCGCGAATCAGGCCACTCGTCGTCGATTCGTGGCCGTGACTTTGACAACGAGACCTGCGCGTCCGAGCATCGAGATCAGCGTGTCCACGCTGAATCGCTCGATCTTTCCATGTACGAGATCGCTTATGCGAGGCTGCGTGACGCCGAGCAACGTGGCCGCGGCTG
The window above is part of the Polyangiaceae bacterium genome. Proteins encoded here:
- a CDS encoding polyprenyl synthetase family protein translates to MDISDRIERALRAALDPLCAPGAPPRLVAAVYHSVFPAGGRVRPELCIRVAMACDEDQPELTDGVAAAIELLHCASLVHDDLPCFDAATTRRGQPSTHRAFGEPLAVLAGDELIIVAFETLASSAVAAPHRLGRLVKTLGRGVGVPGGIVAGQGWESEPAIPATLYRRMKTGALFEAAAVGGALAAGVGEDTEAWRGFGQRIGEAYQVADDVLDVLSTSANAGKPVGRDEALGRPNVVSDMGLGASTRLFDQLVEAAIDSIPRCAGRDGLCAWTNHMVDRIRRRTHVSYSQTHAHP
- a CDS encoding HAMP domain-containing histidine kinase, with the translated sequence MARRRLRERLLYFAIVPSIVLSVLVLGYIALRTTLQIEKARQQTVFDATLTLADERVDRLDKLIIAQDNVVAAHVDLSSLTNIERRWLPTAKRETPTVRAILVLDMTHNDHDVVAFASRAPGREDDTFRRLLHGRLFPHLNFAGDTDELRHLHQVIDQQSILISYWQRTYLSRRYLIVAWHDVPRLVHDVFPRLYGDLDRGNSRMNVIDEEGRIVFGPPIKGGEFTVGRPFPTTLYNWRVQIALTTAEDLEDKVERQRLLELGMVAFAAVVVLVGVAIVVLASIKERRLAALKSDFVANVSHELKTPLALVRMFGEILLADRVPSDDKRRQYLQIIVSESERLTALIENVLDFAKVERGKAAYEFAPGRLDEVVARAVDVYRYRAERDGIAVHMGPSDDLPLAMIDARAVELAIINLLDNAFKYAKDGGRVDVACERQGEFVVVRVSDRGPGIDADEQDRIFERFVRGRRAGEHRVRGSGIGLALVKHIAESHGGSISVMSPITEDHRGSMFVLKIPVLRGEPQRAADQAVATEGNAPEVA
- a CDS encoding GAF domain-containing protein; the protein is MRWFVEISSLGASAEPPVKLCVEAPQWQPALQKARALRGDEGPLSNFSIELLDEGYRAVDPATRQRYFVRKAPDDAPLTTSMPSAAPAAPVAKPEPLAEDKPGAPAPEKPNVRAPMQTSPFGSTGSAAIRPGGETPAPAPATAPAPARPLPPKKATVQGMPAAAAPIRKPTVPGMLAAAGASPSPVTSTPAPPATRASSPSIVTHKVHSSREENATASSPLTYREFVYVVAEGTNEDAAKTLLLDRLDNVAKGLGDVQGKLVQMAVFDHAYQGRPQRKPIATLKWRDWRGEPEVVFPSRPEGEQPKETQEKVAPQPVRPASTPPPARVSATPIPARVVPAAKPSAPVAPRIPAPATRPSSPALRASTPAPPRASTPAPPKASVPPARIKSTDEVMAELSGAVTDLHFMRDALEGADFVVTLVGEKFPSEVVLVWLHDADKRELVLVRQTGGKTDQLLSRISDKQGLAQAALRSQRAVVIPDATRDPRANEARWKTMGVEPKSIVVAPVMASGKPYGLIEILNPKSGGRFGTIENNGLTYIGQQLAEFIATNGVILDSDRILAGAKRIAT
- a CDS encoding integration host factor subunit beta, whose protein sequence is MTKSELIDAIAGRGELTKARAELVVNTVFDAMIEALEQGEGIEIRGFGSFTMRPYKPYSGRNPRTGQAVSVPAKRLPFFKVGKELKELVNQSRAFAISGGKDDDE
- a CDS encoding tyrosine--tRNA ligase, encoding MLSAERQIEILGRGVVDFHVRADLVERLSENRPLRIKAGFDPTRPDLHIGHTVLMQKMRAFQELGHQVIFLVGDFTAMVGDPTGKSESRPRLTREEVMAAAETYQAQAFKVLDKDRTEVRYNSEWLGKLSPTDMIELCAKYTVARMLERDDFSKRFHGQVPIHVHEFLYPLLQAYDSVVLECDVELGGTDQLFNLLVGRDLMPRYGKRAQIVMTTPILEGTNARFENGKVVGAKMSKSANNYVGIDEPPFEMLQKLMLVDDQVIWRYMDLLSARSNEEIAALRSDVAAGTKNIIDVKETFAKEIVTRFHSSEAADAALERRRSVAAGGLPENIEEIAVKADGDTLGLAKALSLSGLVKSTSEGFRLIKGGAVHIDGEVVRDEQAKLERGRRYLVRVGSKNRKFAHLVLG